In Bacteroidota bacterium, the following are encoded in one genomic region:
- a CDS encoding CxxxxCH/CxxCH domain-containing protein — MRTKNIFLIFVIFVLFGGCSNLQKELPETTSPTVIHSKGWEIVASENFHGKYLHQKDWILTDCISCHGSDFGGGTSKVSCYSCHSSYPHRTGFLQKNSPYYHGLYLKNESWVTSSCQGCHGTDLSGGNNGVKCATCHDSFPHKSGWKLAAQTTFHGKYLKVAQWDMKLCTGCHGSRYDGGSITNVSCMTSQCHVDVSNRKKSPEACNTCHGVFSAKADSVITWAPPRSVDGETAPTIKGVGAHQKHLATGTFGKAVKCSECHSVPGQTFVNGHLDTNLPAEVVMNDTLARFITANGLLVPNPTYQTANATCSNTYCHGNWRLRRATSTAQFGYADSVMVGANRPVVWTGGANEAACGSCHALPPTGHIPSTISNCGNCHTGIVNSSGVIIDKTKHINGKIMLFGTEKNMN, encoded by the coding sequence ACAAAAGGAACTGCCCGAAACTACCTCACCAACTGTTATTCATTCAAAAGGTTGGGAAATTGTTGCGTCCGAAAATTTTCATGGAAAATATTTGCATCAAAAAGATTGGATACTGACCGATTGCATCTCCTGTCATGGTAGTGATTTCGGAGGTGGTACAAGTAAAGTTTCGTGCTACTCTTGCCATAGTTCTTATCCACATCGAACCGGATTTTTACAAAAGAATAGCCCTTACTATCACGGCTTATATTTGAAGAATGAATCGTGGGTAACTTCCTCGTGTCAAGGATGTCACGGTACTGATTTGAGCGGTGGTAACAATGGTGTTAAATGTGCAACCTGCCACGATTCTTTTCCTCATAAGTCAGGATGGAAGCTTGCCGCACAGACAACTTTTCATGGAAAGTATTTAAAGGTTGCTCAATGGGATATGAAACTTTGTACGGGTTGTCACGGTAGCCGATACGATGGTGGAAGTATTACCAATGTAAGTTGTATGACTTCGCAATGTCATGTTGATGTAAGCAATAGAAAAAAATCGCCCGAAGCTTGCAACACTTGTCACGGTGTGTTTTCGGCGAAAGCCGATAGCGTTATAACTTGGGCGCCGCCGCGAAGTGTGGATGGTGAAACAGCGCCCACAATCAAAGGTGTGGGAGCGCATCAAAAACATTTAGCAACCGGAACATTTGGAAAAGCTGTTAAATGTTCAGAATGTCATTCTGTCCCAGGTCAAACGTTTGTAAATGGACATCTGGATACCAATCTTCCGGCTGAAGTTGTTATGAATGATACTTTAGCACGTTTCATCACTGCTAATGGCTTGTTAGTTCCGAATCCTACTTATCAAACAGCAAATGCTACTTGCAGCAATACTTATTGCCACGGTAATTGGCGGTTGCGTAGAGCAACTTCAACAGCACAGTTTGGTTATGCCGATTCAGTTATGGTTGGAGCTAACAGGCCAGTTGTTTGGACTGGTGGTGCAAACGAAGCAGCTTGCGGTTCATGCCATGCACTTCCACCAACTGGACATATTCCTTCAACAATCTCGAATTGTGGAAATTGTCATACTGGCATCGTAAACAGCTCTGGAGTTATAATTGATAAAACAAAGCATATCAACGGAAAGATTATGCTTTTTGGAACTGAAAAGAATATGAATTAA